Proteins from one Escherichia coli genomic window:
- the caiT gene encoding L-carnitine/gamma-butyrobetaine antiporter has translation MKNEKRKTGIEPKVFFPPLIVVGILCWLTVRDLDAANVVINAVFSYVTNVWGWAFEWYMVVMLFGWFWLVFGPYAKKRLGNEPPEFSTASWIFMMFASCTSAAVLFWGSIEIYYYISTPPFGLEPNSTGAKELGLAYSLFHWGPLPWATYSFLSVAFAYFFFVRKMEVIRPSSTLVPLVGEKHAKGLFGTIVDNFYLVALIFAMGTSLGLATPLVTECMQWLFGIPHTLQLDAIIITCWIILNAICVACGLQKGVRIASDVRSYLSFLMLGWVFIVSGASFIMNYFTDSVGMLLMYLPRMLFYTDPIAKGGFPQGWTVFYWAWWVIYAIQMSIFLARISRGRTVRELCFGMVLGLTASTWILWTVLGSNTLLLMDKNIINIPHLIEQYGVARAIIETWAALPLSTATMWGFFILCFIATVTLVNACSYTLAMSTCREVRDGEEPPLLVRIGWSILVGIIGIVLLALGGLKPIQTAIIAGGCPLFFVNIMVTLSFIKDAKQNWKD, from the coding sequence ATGAAGAATGAAAAGAGAAAAACGGGAATAGAACCGAAGGTTTTCTTTCCGCCGTTAATAGTCGTCGGCATACTTTGTTGGCTTACAGTCAGAGATCTGGATGCGGCGAATGTCGTTATTAATGCTGTATTCAGTTACGTCACCAATGTATGGGGATGGGCATTTGAATGGTATATGGTGGTGATGCTTTTCGGTTGGTTCTGGCTGGTGTTTGGCCCGTATGCCAAAAAGCGTTTAGGTAACGAACCACCAGAATTTAGTACCGCCAGTTGGATCTTTATGATGTTCGCCTCCTGCACGTCTGCTGCCGTACTGTTCTGGGGATCGATTGAGATCTACTACTACATCTCTACCCCGCCGTTTGGCTTAGAACCGAACTCGACGGGTGCGAAAGAGCTGGGGCTGGCTTACAGCTTGTTCCACTGGGGACCGTTGCCGTGGGCCACTTACAGCTTCCTCTCCGTCGCCTTCGCTTACTTCTTCTTTGTCCGCAAAATGGAAGTGATTCGCCCCAGCTCCACCCTGGTGCCGCTGGTAGGTGAAAAACACGCCAAAGGGCTGTTCGGCACTATCGTCGACAACTTCTATCTCGTCGCCTTGATCTTCGCCATGGGCACCAGCCTGGGCCTTGCTACGCCGCTGGTGACCGAGTGTATGCAGTGGTTGTTTGGTATTCCGCATACCCTGCAACTGGACGCTATCATCATTACCTGCTGGATTATCCTCAACGCCATTTGCGTCGCCTGTGGTCTGCAAAAAGGGGTACGTATCGCCAGTGACGTGCGTAGTTACCTGAGCTTCCTGATGCTGGGTTGGGTGTTCATCGTCAGCGGTGCCAGCTTCATCATGAACTACTTCACCGATTCGGTGGGAATGTTGCTGATGTATCTGCCGCGTATGTTGTTCTATACCGATCCCATCGCCAAAGGCGGCTTCCCGCAGGGCTGGACCGTGTTCTACTGGGCATGGTGGGTAATTTACGCTATCCAGATGAGTATCTTCCTCGCCCGCATCTCCCGTGGTCGTACCGTGCGTGAACTGTGCTTCGGCATGGTACTGGGTCTGACCGCATCCACCTGGATCCTGTGGACTGTACTCGGTAGTAACACTCTGCTGTTGATGGATAAAAACATCATCAACATTCCGCATCTGATCGAACAGTACGGTGTCGCGCGCGCCATCATCGAAACCTGGGCTGCTCTACCGCTCAGCACCGCCACCATGTGGGGCTTCTTCATCCTCTGCTTTATCGCCACCGTTACCCTGGTTAACGCCTGCTCTTATACCCTGGCGATGTCCACTTGCCGCGAAGTACGCGATGGCGAAGAGCCACCGCTGCTGGTGCGTATCGGCTGGTCAATTCTGGTTGGCATTATCGGTATTGTTCTGCTGGCGCTCGGCGGCCTGAAACCGATTCAAACCGCCATTATTGCCGGAGGATGCCCGCTGTTCTTCGTCAACATTATGGTGACGCTCTCCTTTATTAAAGACGCGAAACAGAACTGGAAAGATTAA
- the fixC gene encoding FAD-dependent oxidoreductase produces the protein MSEDIFDAIIVGAGLAGSVAALVLAREGAQVLVIERGNSAGAKNVTGGRLYAHSLEHIIPGFAESAPVERLITHEKLAFMTEKSAMTMDYCNGDEASPSQRSYSVLRSKFDAWLMEQAEEAGAQLITGIRVDNLVQRDGKVVGVEADGDVIEAKTVILADGVNSILAEKLGMAKRVKPTDVAVGVKELIELPKSVIEDRFQLQGNQGAACLFAGSPTDGLMGGGFLYTNENTLSLGLVCGLHHLHDAKKSVPQMLEDFKQHPAVTPLIAGGKLVEYSAHVVPEAGINMLPELVGDGVLIAGDAAGMCMNLGFTIRGMDLAIAAGEAAAKTVLSAMKSDDFSKQKLAEYRQYLESGPLRDMRMYQKLPAFLDNPRMFSGYPELAVGVARDLFTIDGSAPELMRKKILRHGKKVGFINLIKDGMKGVTVL, from the coding sequence ATGTCCGAAGATATCTTTGACGCCATCATCGTCGGTGCAGGGCTTGCCGGTTCGGTTGCCGCACTGGTGCTCGCCCGCGAAGGTGCGCAAGTGTTAGTTATCGAGCGTGGCAATTCCGCAGGTGCCAAGAACGTCACCGGCGGGCGTCTCTATGCCCACAGTCTGGAACACATTATTCCTGGTTTCGCCGAATCCGCCCCCGTAGAACGCCTGATCACCCATGAAAAACTCGCGTTTATGACGGAAAAGTCAGCGATGACTATGGACTACTGCAACGGTGACGAAGCCTCACCATCACAGCGTTCTTACTCCGTTTTGCGCAGTAAATTTGATGCCTGGCTGATGGAGCAGGCCGAAGAAGCGGGTGCGCAGTTAATTACCGGGATTCGTGTCGATAACCTCGTACAGCGCGATGGCAAAGTCGTCGGTGTAGAAGCCGATGGCGATGTGATTGAAGCGAAAACGGTGATCCTTGCTGACGGGGTGAATTCCATCCTTGCCGAAAAGCTGGGGATGGCAAAACGCGTCAAACCGACGGATGTGGCGGTTGGCGTGAAGGAACTGATCGAGTTACCGAAGTCGGTTATCGAAGACCGTTTTCAGTTGCAGGGTAATCAGGGCGCGGCTTGCCTGTTTGCGGGATCACCCACCGATGGCCTGATGGGCGGCGGCTTCCTTTATACCAATGAAAATACCCTGTCGCTGGGGCTGGTTTGCGGTCTGCATCATCTACATGACGCAAAAAAATCGGTGCCGCAAATGCTGGAAGATTTCAAACAGCATCCGGCCGTTACACCGCTGATCGCGGGTGGCAAGCTGGTGGAATATTCCGCTCACGTAGTGCCGGAAGCAGGCATCAACATGTTGCCGGAGCTGGTCGGTGACGGCGTGTTGATTGCCGGTGATGCTGCCGGAATGTGTATGAACCTCGGTTTTACTATTCGCGGTATGGATCTGGCGATTGCCGCCGGGGAAGCTGCTGCAAAAACCGTGCTTTCAGCGATGAAAAGCGACGATTTCAGTAAGCAAAAACTAGCGGAATATCGTCAGTATCTGGAGAGTGGCCCACTGCGCGATATGCGCATGTACCAGAAACTACCGGCGTTCCTTGATAACCCACGCATGTTTAGCGGCTACCCGGAACTGGCGGTGGGCGTGGCGCGTGACCTGTTCACCATTGACGGCAGCGCGCCGGAACTGATGCGCAAGAAAATCCTCCGCCACGGCAAGAAAGTGGGCTTCATCAATCTGATCAAGGATGGCATGAAAGGAGTGACCGTTTTATGA
- the fixA gene encoding electron transfer flavoprotein FixA, with the protein MKIITCYKCVPDEQDIAVNNADGSLDFSKADAKISQYDLNAIEAACQLKQQAAEAQVTALSVGGKALTNAKGRKDVLSRGPDELIVVIDDQFEQALPQQTATALAAAAQKAGFDLILCGDGSSDLYAQQVGLLVGEILNIPAVNGVSKIISLTADTLTVERELEDETETLSIPLPAVVAVSTDINSPQIPSMKAILGAAKKPVQVWSAADIGFNAVEAWSEQQVAAPKQRERQRIVIEGDGEEQIAAFAENLRKVI; encoded by the coding sequence ATGAAGATTATTACTTGCTATAAGTGCGTGCCTGATGAACAGGATATTGCGGTCAATAATGCTGATGGTTCGTTAGACTTCAGTAAAGCCGATGCCAAAATAAGCCAATACGATCTCAACGCTATTGAAGCGGCTTGTCAGTTAAAACAGCAGGCGGCAGAAGCGCAGGTGACGGCCTTAAGTGTGGGCGGTAAAGCCCTGACCAACGCCAAAGGGCGTAAAGATGTGCTATCACGCGGTCCGGATGAACTGATTGTGGTGATTGATGACCAGTTCGAGCAGGCACTGCCGCAACAAACGGCGACTGCACTGGCTGCAGCCGCCCAGAAAGCAGGGTTTGATCTGATCCTCTGCGGCGATGGTTCTTCCGACCTTTATGCCCAGCAGGTTGGTCTGCTGGTGGGCGAAATCCTCAATATTCCGGCAGTTAACGGCGTCAGCAAAATTATCTCCCTGACGGCAGATACCCTGACCGTTGAGCGCGAACTGGAAGATGAAACAGAAACGTTAAGCATTCCGCTGCCTGCGGTTGTTGCTGTTTCCACTGATATCAACTCCCCACAAATTCCTTCGATGAAAGCCATTCTCGGCGCGGCGAAAAAGCCAGTCCAGGTATGGTCGGCGGCGGATATTGGCTTTAACGCCGTGGAAGCCTGGTCTGAACAACAGGTTGCCGCACCGAAACAGCGCGAGCGTCAGCGCATCGTGATTGAAGGTGACGGCGAAGAACAGATCGCCGCATTTGCTGAAAATCTTCGCAAAGTCATTTAA
- the caiA gene encoding crotonobetainyl-CoA dehydrogenase — translation MDFNLNDEQELFVAGIRELMASENWEAYFAECDRDSVYPERFVKALADMGIDSLLIPEEHGGLDAGFVTLAAVWMELGRLGAPTYVLYQLPGGFNTFLREGTQEQIDKIMAFRGTGKQMWNSAITEPGAGSDVGSLKTTYTRRNGKIYLNGSKCFITSSAYTPYIVVMARDGASPDKPVYTEWFVDMSKPGIKVTKLEKLGLRMDSCCEITFDDVELDEKDMFGREGNGFNRVKEEFDHERFLVALTNYGTAMCAFEDAARYANQRVQFGEAIGRFQLIQEKFAHMAIKLNSMKNMLYEAAWKADNGTITSGDAAMCKYFCANAAFEVVDSAMQVLGGVGIAGNHRISRFWRDLRVDRVSGGSDEMQILTLGRAVLKQYR, via the coding sequence ATGGATTTTAATTTAAATGATGAGCAGGAACTGTTTGTCGCCGGTATCCGCGAACTGATGGCCAGCGAAAACTGGGAGGCCTATTTTGCCGAGTGCGACCGTGACAGCGTCTACCCGGAACGTTTTGTCAAAGCACTGGCAGATATGGGTATCGACAGCCTGCTTATCCCGGAAGAGCACGGCGGGCTGGACGCAGGTTTTGTCACCCTCGCCGCCGTGTGGATGGAATTGGGTCGTTTGGGGGCACCAACCTACGTGCTGTACCAGTTGCCGGGTGGATTCAACACCTTCCTGCGCGAAGGCACACAAGAGCAGATCGACAAGATTATGGCGTTTCGTGGTACTGGTAAGCAGATGTGGAACTCAGCGATTACCGAACCCGGGGCTGGCTCTGACGTGGGTAGCCTGAAAACGACTTATACCCGTAGAAATGGTAAGATTTATCTTAATGGTAGTAAGTGTTTTATTACCAGCAGCGCCTACACCCCGTACATCGTGGTGATGGCGCGTGACGGGGCTTCTCCGGACAAACCTGTCTACACCGAATGGTTTGTTGATATGAGCAAACCGGGCATCAAAGTGACCAAACTAGAGAAGCTCGGTCTGCGTATGGATAGCTGCTGTGAAATCACCTTTGACGATGTGGAACTGGACGAGAAAGACATGTTCGGTCGGGAAGGTAACGGCTTTAACCGCGTCAAAGAAGAGTTCGATCATGAACGTTTCCTGGTAGCTCTCACCAACTACGGTACGGCGATGTGCGCCTTTGAAGATGCGGCGCGCTACGCCAACCAGCGCGTGCAGTTTGGCGAGGCTATTGGTCGTTTCCAGTTGATTCAGGAAAAATTCGCCCACATGGCGATCAAATTAAACTCCATGAAAAACATGCTGTATGAAGCAGCGTGGAAAGCAGACAACGGCACCATCACCTCTGGCGATGCAGCGATGTGCAAATACTTCTGCGCCAATGCGGCATTTGAAGTGGTGGATAGCGCAATGCAGGTGCTGGGCGGTGTTGGGATTGCGGGCAACCACCGCATCAGCCGCTTCTGGCGTGACCTGCGTGTAGACCGCGTTTCCGGAGGATCTGACGAAATGCAGATCCTGACGCTGGGTCGCGCGGTGCTGAAGCAATATCGCTAA
- the fixX gene encoding ferredoxin-like protein FixX has translation MTSPVNVDVKLGVNKFNVDEEHPHIVVKADADKQALELLVKACPAGLYKKQDDGSVRFDYAGCLECGTCRILGLGSALEQWEYPRGTFGVEFRYG, from the coding sequence ATGACTTCTCCCGTCAATGTGGACGTCAAACTGGGCGTCAATAAATTCAATGTCGATGAAGAGCATCCGCACATTGTTGTAAAGGCCGATGCGGATAAACAGGCGCTGGAGCTGCTGGTAAAAGCGTGCCCCGCAGGTCTGTATAAGAAGCAGGATGATGGCAGTGTGCGCTTCGATTACGCCGGATGTCTGGAGTGCGGCACCTGTCGCATTCTTGGGCTGGGGTCGGCGCTGGAACAGTGGGAATACCCGCGCGGCACCTTTGGTGTGGAGTTTCGTTACGGCTGA
- the fixB gene encoding electron transfer flavoprotein subunit alpha/FixB family protein, with protein MNTFSQVWVFSDTPSRLPELMNGAQALANQINTFVLNDADGALAIQLGANHVWTLSGKPDDRMIEDYAGVMADTIRQHGADGLVLLPNTRRGKLLAAKLGYRLKAAVSNDASAVSVQDGKATVKHMVYGGLAIGEERIATPYAVLTISSGTFDAAQPDASRTGETHTVAWQAPAVAITRTATQARQSNSVDLDKARLVVSVGRGIGSKENIALAEQLCKAIGAELACSRPVAENEKWMEHERYVGISNLMLKPELYLAVGISGQIQHMVGANASQTIFAINKDKNAPIFQYADYGIVGDAVKILPALTAALAR; from the coding sequence ATGAACACGTTTTCTCAAGTCTGGGTATTCAGCGATACCCCTTCTCGTCTGCCGGAACTGATGAACGGTGCGCAGGCTTTAGCTAATCAAATCAACACCTTTGTCCTCAATGATGCCGACGGCGCACTGGCAATCCAGCTTGGTGCTAATCATGTCTGGACATTAAGCGGCAAACCGGACGATCGGATGATCGAAGATTACGCCGGTGTCATGGCTGACACTATTCGCCAGCACGGCGCAGACGGTCTGGTGCTGTTGCCGAATACCCGTCGCGGCAAATTACTGGCGGCAAAACTGGGTTACCGCCTTAAAGCGGCGGTTTCGAACGATGCCAGCGCCGTTAGCGTGCAGGACGGTAAAGCGACAGTGAAACACATGGTTTACGGCGGTCTGGCGATTGGCGAAGAACGCATTGCCACGCCGTATGCGGTACTGACCATCAGCAGCGGCACGTTTGATGCGGCTCAGCCAGACGCGTCACGTACTGGCGAAACACACACCGTGGCGTGGCAGGCTCCGGCGGTGGCGATTACCCGCACGGCAACGCAGGCGCGCCAGAGCAACAGCGTCGATCTGGATAAAGCCCGTCTGGTGGTCAGCGTCGGTCGCGGCATTGGCAGCAAAGAGAACATTGCGCTGGCAGAACAGCTTTGCAAGGCGATAGGTGCGGAGCTGGCCTGTTCTCGTCCGGTGGCAGAAAACGAAAAATGGATGGAGCACGAACGCTATGTCGGTATCTCCAACCTGATGCTGAAACCTGAACTGTACCTGGCGGTGGGGATCTCCGGGCAGATCCAGCACATGGTTGGCGCTAACGCATCGCAAACCATTTTCGCCATCAACAAAGATAAAAATGCGCCGATCTTCCAGTACGCGGATTACGGCATTGTTGGCGACGCCGTGAAGATCCTTCCGGCGCTGACCGCAGCTTTAGCACGTTGA